A DNA window from Niabella yanshanensis contains the following coding sequences:
- a CDS encoding DinB family protein, whose amino-acid sequence MRPQKADYPVFYDTYICLTTGADVQSVLSQSLNNLDSFLHSIPENRSNFAYAEGKWTVKEVVQHCIDTERIFAYRALSHARGEQQSLPGFEQNDYAATADVAQRSLTSLIEEFILVRRTTVLLFEGLLQADLERIGIINGQPIKTFCWGYIIEGHWLHHQRILKEKYSL is encoded by the coding sequence ATGCGTCCTCAAAAAGCTGACTACCCCGTTTTTTACGATACTTATATCTGCCTGACAACCGGTGCTGATGTGCAATCTGTACTTTCTCAATCCTTAAACAACTTAGACAGTTTTTTGCACTCCATTCCGGAAAACCGATCTAACTTTGCCTATGCCGAAGGAAAATGGACGGTAAAAGAAGTTGTACAGCATTGCATTGACACTGAACGCATTTTTGCCTACCGGGCCCTATCGCATGCGCGCGGTGAACAACAATCGCTACCGGGCTTTGAGCAAAACGACTACGCTGCGACAGCTGATGTGGCTCAAAGAAGCCTTACAAGCCTGATTGAAGAATTTATATTGGTAAGACGAACTACCGTGCTTTTGTTTGAAGGCCTTTTACAAGCGGACCTCGAACGGATTGGCATCATAAACGGACAACCCATCAAAACCTTTTGCTGGGGATATATCATTGAAGGCCATTGGCTTCACCATCAACGCATTCTCAAAGAAAAATACAGCCTTTAA
- a CDS encoding sugar phosphate isomerase/epimerase family protein, protein MTKKIACFIASLLASPLCMFAQDVPLLGVCANLDKAPVVKKYNYAFLQPTVGDALQPLQADSVFNSGEKIKKSGARVLAANVFIPGSIKTTGPEVNEKKILAYATTVFERAQSQGIPIIVFGSGASRMIPGGFPRDSAFKQFVSIGKKLAPLAARYNIVLALESQNKEECNFLNTVKECIDVAKAVNHSNYKICVDIYHMMRENEPVSVITEGGSLIYHCDIGEKATRSAPGIAGDDFTPYFKAFQQIGYKGMIALECRFTDLDKELPIAAKTIREQWQKALKQIPKNL, encoded by the coding sequence ATGACAAAAAAGATTGCATGCTTTATTGCCAGCCTCCTGGCTTCCCCCCTTTGTATGTTCGCGCAGGATGTGCCCTTGCTGGGTGTATGCGCCAACCTGGATAAGGCTCCGGTTGTAAAAAAGTATAATTACGCTTTTTTACAGCCCACAGTAGGCGATGCTTTGCAACCTTTACAGGCAGATAGTGTTTTCAACAGCGGAGAAAAAATTAAAAAATCAGGTGCCAGGGTATTGGCGGCCAATGTTTTTATTCCCGGTTCTATTAAAACAACCGGGCCCGAGGTAAACGAAAAAAAAATACTGGCTTATGCTACTACCGTTTTCGAAAGAGCCCAAAGCCAGGGAATTCCCATTATCGTTTTCGGCAGCGGCGCCTCCCGTATGATCCCCGGAGGTTTTCCAAGAGATTCTGCATTTAAACAGTTCGTATCTATTGGTAAAAAGCTGGCCCCGCTGGCTGCCCGGTACAATATTGTACTGGCTCTTGAAAGTCAGAATAAAGAAGAATGCAATTTTCTGAATACCGTAAAAGAATGTATTGATGTGGCGAAGGCAGTCAATCACTCTAATTACAAAATATGCGTGGACATTTATCATATGATGCGTGAAAATGAGCCGGTATCTGTAATTACAGAAGGGGGTTCTTTGATTTATCATTGCGATATCGGCGAAAAAGCTACAAGATCAGCACCTGGCATTGCGGGTGATGATTTTACACCTTACTTTAAAGCCTTTCAGCAAATAGGCTATAAAGGAATGATCGCTCTGGAATGCCGCTTTACCGATCTGGACAAGGAGTTACCCATTGCGGCTAAAACGATCAGGGAACAATGGCAAAAAGCATTGAAGCAGATCCCGAAAAACCTCTAA
- a CDS encoding bifunctional helix-turn-helix transcriptional regulator/GNAT family N-acetyltransferase codes for MDFFERTGKMALGSRLRLLTAQVTEDAEGIYKLYEVDFVPKWFPVFFVLAADGAKPITEIAAEIGHSQPSVTKIIKEMAEAGLVKDNLKSDDKRRNVAGLTEKGKKLAAKIRIQGEDIERAIENVIAEATHNLWEAIAEWEDLLMQKSLLKRVQEQKKLRESKDVQIVPFVPQYTKVFRDLNEEWISQYFEMEAADYKALDNPKEYILDKGGQILVALYQGEPVGVCALIKMSGSDYDFEMAKMAVSPKAQGKNIGWLLGQAVIGTARELGASNIYLESNTMLKPAINLYYKMGFKKVTGLPTPYKRCNIQMVLDL; via the coding sequence ATGGATTTTTTTGAAAGAACGGGTAAAATGGCTTTGGGAAGCCGCCTGCGATTATTAACAGCGCAGGTTACCGAGGATGCAGAAGGCATTTACAAGCTTTATGAGGTGGATTTCGTGCCGAAGTGGTTCCCGGTTTTTTTTGTTCTGGCAGCAGATGGGGCAAAGCCAATTACAGAAATTGCAGCGGAAATAGGTCACTCCCAGCCTTCAGTAACAAAGATCATTAAGGAAATGGCGGAAGCCGGGCTGGTTAAAGATAACCTGAAGTCAGACGATAAGCGCAGGAATGTAGCCGGTCTTACGGAAAAGGGTAAAAAGCTGGCCGCAAAGATCAGGATCCAGGGAGAAGATATTGAAAGGGCTATTGAAAACGTTATAGCTGAAGCTACGCACAACTTATGGGAGGCTATTGCGGAGTGGGAAGACCTGCTGATGCAAAAATCGCTTTTAAAAAGGGTGCAGGAGCAAAAAAAGCTGAGGGAAAGCAAGGACGTGCAAATTGTACCCTTTGTGCCTCAGTATACAAAGGTTTTCAGAGATTTGAACGAAGAGTGGATTTCGCAGTATTTTGAAATGGAGGCGGCTGATTACAAGGCTTTGGATAATCCCAAAGAATATATACTGGATAAAGGTGGGCAAATACTGGTAGCGCTTTACCAGGGTGAACCAGTGGGCGTATGTGCCCTGATCAAAATGAGCGGTTCGGATTATGATTTTGAAATGGCTAAAATGGCGGTTTCGCCGAAGGCGCAGGGGAAAAATATAGGTTGGTTGCTGGGGCAGGCTGTTATAGGCACCGCCCGTGAATTGGGCGCTTCAAATATTTACCTGGAAAGTAACACCATGCTCAAGCCGGCTATCAACCTGTATTATAAAATGGGATTCAAAAAAGTAACAGGACTTCCTACACCGTATAAGCGTTGTAATATTCAAATGGTACTTGATTTGTAA